In Terriglobales bacterium, the following proteins share a genomic window:
- a CDS encoding helix-turn-helix transcriptional regulator yields MTLPGQQLRLLREQLGYTLRDVESASIRIASRHKNEEFGIPVSRLSDIEIKGFQPSIFRIYSLAVIYRVDIRQILAWFGVDTSDMPNDVLLTEAPKTHLSQMMEAVPSVQLPVKFDPGFDLRKTTNLGRMIERWGIVPIQHIAPLINVDYTYGYVGTDDYAMYPILLPGSFLQIDESKNEVVERAWRSEYERPIYFIETRTGYFCCWCSLKTDHIILQPHPLSPTPLRIMKHPQEAEVIGQVVGIAMRLDQVAFQNPPDNTLPAKLS; encoded by the coding sequence GTGACTTTGCCTGGTCAACAACTTCGTCTGTTGCGAGAACAACTCGGCTACACTCTGCGCGATGTGGAATCTGCAAGTATTCGTATCGCGTCACGACACAAGAATGAAGAATTTGGGATTCCGGTGAGCCGCTTGTCGGACATCGAGATTAAAGGTTTCCAGCCCAGCATTTTTCGCATTTACTCGCTGGCGGTGATTTATCGCGTGGACATACGCCAGATCCTGGCGTGGTTCGGTGTGGACACAAGCGATATGCCGAATGATGTGCTGCTAACCGAGGCACCGAAAACCCACCTCAGCCAGATGATGGAGGCTGTGCCTTCCGTTCAACTGCCGGTGAAGTTCGATCCAGGATTTGATTTGCGCAAAACCACAAATTTGGGCCGCATGATCGAGCGCTGGGGCATTGTGCCCATCCAACATATTGCTCCGCTGATCAATGTCGACTACACGTACGGATATGTGGGGACCGATGATTACGCGATGTACCCAATCCTGCTCCCAGGCTCGTTTTTGCAGATTGACGAATCCAAGAACGAAGTAGTGGAGAGAGCATGGCGTTCGGAGTACGAGCGTCCGATTTATTTCATCGAAACTCGCACCGGATACTTCTGCTGCTGGTGCTCACTCAAGACCGACCATATCATTCTGCAGCCCCACCCGCTCTCGCCGACGCCTTTGCGCATCATGAAACACCCGCAGGAGGCGGAAGTCATCGGCCAAGTCGTCGGGATCGCGATGAGGTTGGACCAGGTGGCCTTCCAGAATCCGCCAGACAACACATTGCCTGCAAAACTGAGTTGA
- a CDS encoding GNAT family N-acetyltransferase, with protein sequence MEIIDLRHFTSADLRPLLEEEKEVWSELLSWDYGPSADMILRYVDARILPGYAAVQRGLLHGYSFFVYEGNKGVIGDLFVTGEKSVPHAENPTEVRLVTHVVETLQQSPGVHRVEAQLLVHESNALARPFLEEGFQRFPRLFMALPLANGLSLALGPNRDALPPEIEMRRWSDQDYQPAASLITACYRGHVDSEINDQYRSIQGASRFLNNIVRFPGCGTFDAGASFLALDRRARAPIGLILCSRVKHDVGHVTQVCVLPEYRGKSIGRMLLAATSQELKRRHFQLLSLTVTEANRRAVELYKNIGFSVERVFDAFVWEA encoded by the coding sequence TTGGAGATCATTGACCTGCGGCATTTTACCTCCGCGGATTTACGACCCCTTCTGGAAGAAGAGAAGGAAGTGTGGTCGGAACTGCTGTCGTGGGATTACGGGCCTTCGGCAGACATGATTCTGCGCTATGTGGATGCCCGAATCCTTCCAGGATATGCGGCAGTCCAGCGAGGTCTGCTGCACGGATATTCCTTCTTTGTCTACGAAGGTAACAAGGGGGTGATTGGGGACCTCTTCGTGACCGGAGAGAAGTCAGTTCCGCACGCCGAGAACCCAACCGAGGTGCGGCTGGTCACCCATGTAGTTGAAACGCTGCAACAGTCGCCAGGAGTGCATCGGGTGGAGGCGCAGTTGCTGGTGCATGAAAGCAATGCACTGGCCCGGCCGTTCTTGGAGGAGGGATTCCAGCGCTTTCCGCGCCTGTTTATGGCACTTCCACTGGCAAATGGACTCTCTCTTGCACTGGGCCCGAATCGGGACGCCTTGCCGCCAGAAATTGAGATGCGGCGGTGGTCGGACCAGGATTACCAGCCGGCCGCCTCCTTGATAACTGCCTGCTACAGGGGTCACGTCGATTCCGAAATCAATGACCAATATCGCAGCATTCAAGGCGCATCGCGGTTTTTGAACAATATCGTGCGATTTCCGGGTTGCGGCACATTTGATGCCGGGGCGTCTTTCCTGGCTTTAGACCGCCGGGCGCGGGCTCCCATTGGGCTCATCCTCTGTTCCCGCGTGAAGCACGATGTTGGGCATGTGACCCAGGTTTGTGTGCTCCCCGAGTACCGCGGAAAAAGCATCGGCCGCATGCTGTTGGCGGCCACCAGCCAGGAGCTCAAACGCAGGCATTTTCAACTGCTTTCGCTGACGGTCACAGAAGCCAACCGCCGGGCGGTGGAACTGTACAAAAATATCGGATTTTCGGTGGAGCGGGTGTTCGATGCCTTTGTGTGGGAAGCCTGA
- a CDS encoding glycosyltransferase family 39 protein produces the protein MNSSPAETNLTSRPGRTAVWVELATLAGFSAFLFFFGLGSFGLIGADEPRYAQVAREMLARGDWVTPVLNGVAWLEKPPLYYWGAMLSYRIFGISDWAARVPTAMFASVMVFAVYVFMRRFRRGWQLDAALIVGSSVGVIGFARAASTDMPLTATFTIAMLAWFTWLQTGTRVWLAVFYFFLALGTLAKGPVALVLAGLLILAFAALQNEWRLILRTLWPPGVLLFLAMALPWYVLVQLRNPQFLRVFILEHNLARYGTDVFRHPQPFWYFVPVMLLGLLPWSVLVLAGALRAVRDWLESRDPEVSELQIFLLLWGLLPVLFFSISQSKLPGYVLPAVPAFGMLAANWIGEVSLSDRKPHFWLLALHSAISAFLLGSVLLVNYSLLHVKPSSPAAWTAGIVAMLAFAAMMFSVRTAGVRFLRFATLVPLVLGLAFVVRYASPTIDARLSARPVQREIASIETSRSVIAVLEVPRQLEFSLTFYRDQPVQRYERGEIPAGAHLLVARSGMQAKVQEKVSGRRVTRIGEFPSQKLDFYWIQAGGQAH, from the coding sequence GTGAATTCATCTCCTGCAGAAACAAATCTGACTTCTAGGCCCGGCCGGACCGCGGTTTGGGTCGAGTTGGCCACTCTCGCCGGTTTCTCCGCTTTTCTATTCTTCTTCGGGCTCGGGAGCTTCGGCTTGATTGGCGCCGACGAGCCGCGTTATGCGCAGGTGGCGAGGGAGATGCTGGCTCGCGGCGACTGGGTTACGCCTGTGCTCAACGGCGTGGCATGGCTCGAGAAGCCGCCGCTCTACTACTGGGGAGCAATGCTCTCCTATCGCATATTTGGCATCAGTGATTGGGCGGCGCGAGTTCCGACCGCGATGTTCGCTTCGGTCATGGTGTTCGCCGTATATGTCTTCATGCGCCGCTTCCGTCGCGGCTGGCAACTGGATGCGGCGTTGATCGTGGGATCGTCGGTAGGGGTAATTGGGTTCGCACGCGCTGCTTCGACCGACATGCCGCTGACTGCTACGTTTACTATCGCAATGCTGGCGTGGTTCACCTGGCTGCAGACCGGCACGCGAGTTTGGCTTGCAGTTTTTTATTTCTTCCTGGCCCTGGGAACCTTGGCAAAAGGCCCCGTCGCCCTGGTGCTTGCCGGTCTGCTAATACTGGCATTCGCCGCCCTGCAGAACGAATGGAGGCTGATCCTTCGCACCCTCTGGCCGCCGGGCGTCCTGCTATTTTTGGCGATGGCGCTGCCATGGTACGTCCTGGTTCAACTGCGCAATCCACAGTTCCTGCGCGTGTTCATTCTCGAGCACAACCTGGCGCGGTATGGAACAGATGTCTTCCGTCATCCTCAGCCGTTCTGGTACTTCGTTCCGGTCATGCTCCTGGGCTTGCTCCCCTGGAGCGTGCTGGTGCTGGCAGGGGCATTGCGCGCGGTTCGGGATTGGCTGGAAAGCCGTGATCCTGAAGTCTCCGAGCTGCAGATCTTCTTGCTGCTATGGGGACTTCTGCCGGTCCTGTTTTTCTCCATCTCTCAATCCAAGCTTCCGGGATATGTGCTGCCGGCGGTACCGGCGTTTGGGATGCTGGCGGCCAATTGGATCGGCGAAGTATCTCTGAGCGACAGGAAGCCTCACTTTTGGCTACTGGCATTGCACAGCGCGATCTCGGCTTTTCTGCTGGGCTCGGTTCTGCTGGTGAACTACAGCCTTCTGCATGTGAAGCCGAGCTCGCCAGCGGCGTGGACTGCGGGCATAGTGGCCATGCTGGCGTTTGCTGCAATGATGTTTAGCGTGCGCACCGCCGGGGTGCGCTTTTTGCGCTTTGCGACATTGGTGCCGCTGGTCCTGGGCTTGGCCTTTGTTGTTAGATACGCGTCGCCGACAATCGATGCGAGGTTGTCGGCGCGTCCCGTGCAGCGGGAGATTGCCAGCATCGAAACCTCGCGTTCGGTGATTGCGGTGCTCGAGGTCCCGCGTCAACTGGAATTTAGTCTGACGTTCTATCGCGACCAACCGGTCCAACGTTATGAGCGAGGAGAAATTCCTGCCGGGGCCCACCTCCTGGTAGCACGCTCAGGCATGCAGGCCAAGGTGCAAGAGAAAGTCAGCGGGAGAAGAGTGACGAGGATTGGCGAATTCCCCTCTCAGAAGCTGGACTTTTACTGGATACAAGCTGGCGGGCAGGCGCATTGA
- a CDS encoding bifunctional oligoribonuclease/PAP phosphatase NrnA produces MLKEVLREIDQRQHFVLTSHARPDGDAIGSVLACFQILGELGKQAEVVLHDPVPHIYRVLPLAEVVKKAASVNGKYEAAIVLECDSIQRTRLQGLEDHFLISIDHHVSGKPFANVNWIDPSACATAEMVYRLALEADVKITPEMATCLYTAVLTDTGSFCFVGTNECTFQLAEELVRYGADPAKIAQAVYFSNSASKMRLLGAALSNLQRDQHFAWMHVTREQMERCRAAEEDCEGLVNYALAIEGVEVALFFREIADGKWRISLRSKGAVDVSRVAAGLGGGGHRCASGCTADGPLPAMIERITAQLLLAGEIESKTRVGTVTNWRA; encoded by the coding sequence ATGCTGAAAGAAGTCCTCAGAGAAATTGATCAGCGCCAGCATTTTGTTCTGACCTCGCACGCGCGGCCAGACGGAGATGCTATCGGCTCGGTCCTCGCCTGCTTCCAAATTCTTGGTGAGCTTGGCAAACAAGCTGAGGTGGTGCTGCACGACCCCGTGCCGCATATTTACCGGGTGTTGCCGCTGGCCGAGGTGGTGAAGAAGGCAGCTTCAGTGAATGGCAAGTACGAGGCTGCGATTGTGCTGGAGTGCGACAGCATTCAACGCACGCGGCTGCAAGGATTGGAAGATCACTTCCTGATCAGCATCGATCACCATGTGAGCGGTAAGCCGTTTGCCAATGTCAACTGGATTGATCCGAGCGCCTGTGCGACCGCGGAGATGGTGTACCGGTTGGCGCTGGAGGCAGACGTGAAGATCACTCCCGAGATGGCCACCTGTCTCTATACCGCAGTGCTCACCGACACAGGCTCGTTCTGTTTTGTGGGAACGAACGAGTGTACTTTTCAGCTGGCCGAGGAATTAGTTCGTTACGGAGCAGATCCGGCGAAAATCGCACAGGCAGTATATTTTTCGAATTCTGCTTCGAAGATGCGGCTGCTGGGAGCAGCGCTTTCGAATCTCCAGCGGGACCAGCATTTCGCATGGATGCACGTAACCCGTGAACAGATGGAGCGCTGCCGGGCCGCGGAAGAGGACTGCGAAGGGCTGGTGAATTATGCGCTAGCGATCGAAGGGGTCGAGGTGGCGCTCTTCTTCCGCGAGATCGCCGACGGCAAATGGCGCATCAGCCTGCGCAGCAAGGGAGCCGTGGACGTTTCCCGGGTGGCTGCAGGGCTTGGAGGGGGCGGGCATCGGTGCGCCAGCGGCTGCACAGCGGATGGGCCGCTCCCGGCCATGATCGAGCGAATCACGGCGCAACTGCTGCTGGCAGGCGAGATCGAATCAAAGACCAGAGTCGGCACGGTCACGAATTGGCGGGCGTAG
- the rbfA gene encoding 30S ribosome-binding factor RbfA: MENRAQQHHRERLGEAIREEISAMVEGELGDPRIGLVTVSEVHLAADGKSAQVLVAISGDAKEAEQTLRGLKDATGYIRHELADRLRLRHAPELFFRLDKAEQYESRIDELLKRIEKRK, translated from the coding sequence ATGGAAAACCGAGCGCAACAACATCATCGCGAACGCCTGGGCGAGGCCATTCGAGAAGAAATCTCTGCCATGGTCGAGGGCGAACTTGGAGACCCGCGTATCGGATTAGTAACGGTGAGCGAGGTGCACTTGGCAGCGGACGGCAAGTCCGCCCAGGTATTGGTGGCGATTAGTGGAGATGCTAAAGAAGCGGAGCAGACGCTAAGGGGCCTGAAAGATGCCACCGGCTATATACGCCACGAATTAGCTGATCGCCTGCGTTTACGTCATGCGCCCGAACTGTTTTTCCGACTGGACAAAGCCGAGCAGTACGAGTCTAGAATTGACGAGCTACTGAAACGAATTGAAAAGCGTAAGTGA
- a CDS encoding DUF503 domain-containing protein, translating into MIAYLTLEIRIEGAHSLKDKRQVVRSLKDKLRGSFNVAVAELEQTDLWQRATLGVVSISDSKDYLRGLMESVERAAGRITNNAGGELVDAYVEFLDGRE; encoded by the coding sequence ATGATCGCCTATCTAACGCTTGAAATTCGCATTGAGGGCGCGCACTCGCTGAAGGACAAGCGGCAGGTAGTGCGCAGCCTGAAGGACAAATTGCGTGGCAGCTTCAACGTGGCGGTGGCAGAACTGGAGCAGACCGACCTGTGGCAGCGCGCAACTCTGGGTGTGGTCAGCATTTCCGACTCCAAAGATTACCTGCGCGGGCTGATGGAAAGCGTGGAGCGCGCTGCCGGCAGGATCACGAACAATGCCGGGGGCGAGCTGGTGGATGCCTACGTCGAATTTCTTGATGGGCGAGAGTAG